The following are encoded together in the Pectinophora gossypiella chromosome 14, ilPecGoss1.1, whole genome shotgun sequence genome:
- the LOC126372501 gene encoding islet cell autoantigen 1: MMRHQYWVTKKTVLKKLGTKEDECIVASDAELDAKLELFRSISDSCLQLQRVLDQYQERLCILAQEENSLGKFLRDAGKNADASGKHMVSAGKAISYCGQQRLSVRGPLLRLYHEVETFRCRAVSDMRSTVSSMEKARIEYRAALSWMKSASTELDPDTGRGLDSFRKAQRQVRESKKLFDKLTLDVLQKIDLLAAARCNMFSHVLTNYQSSFLNFASRVVQTLISTADSMNTAPQYEFCILKELSQNLGEGEAEGKKEEIVPQDKDQMLFFQDEYKDDKPVNSQKPNTTEPLQNKENPPSSENKDTSEPTSSVNLIDTSLFDTEGASNGAGISSDLAGLRLDCGNMPSNFGSFMPSQLLQDLNVTSLFNETLAPAPDASSSPKSPRPESKPVGAPKREDKAAWFKLFAELDPLANPDNIPGATTNQSHAA, from the exons ATGATGCGACATCAGTACTGGGTAACCAAAAAGACTGTTTTGAAAAAACTAGGAACTAAAGAAGATGAATGTATAGTTGCCTCGGATGCCGAACTCGACGCGAAATTGGAGTTATTTCGATCAATATCGGACAGTTGTTTGCAGTTACAGAGAGTTTTAGATCAGTATCAAGAACGCCTGTGTATCTTGGCCCAGGAGGAGAACAGTTTAGGGAAGTTTTTACGCGATGCGGGGAAGAATGCTGACGCGTCAGGAAAACATATGGTATCAGCTGGCAAAGCTATTTCTTATTGTGGTCAGCAACGATTGTCGGTGAGAGGGCCTTTATTGAGGCTTTACCACGAAGTAGAAACGTTTAGATGTCGGGCAGTGAGCGATATGCGGTCTACTGTGTCTTCCATGGAGAAGGCTCGTATTGAGTATCGCGCGGCGCTGAGTTGGATGAAGTCTGCGAGTACTGAGCTAGATCCCGACACAGGACGTGGTCTCGACAGCTTCCGGAAGGCACAGCGACAAGTGCGCGAGAGCAAAAAACTGTTTGATAAGCTCACATTAGATGTGTTACAAAAG ATTGACCTGTTAGCAGCGGCGAGATGTAACATGTTCTCCCATGTCCTGACAAACTACCAGAGTTCCTTCCTAAACTTTGCATCGAGAGTAGTTCAAACATTGATATCAACAGCTGATTCTATGAACACTGCACCACAATACGAATTTTGTATCCTGAAAGAGCTTTCTCAAAACTTAGGAGAGGGAGAAGCTGAAGGGAAGAAAGAAGAGATTGTGCCACAAGACAAGGACCAAATGTTGTTTTTCcag GATGAATATAAAGACGACAAACCAGTCAACAGTCAAAAGCCAAATACAACAGAACCATtgcaaaacaaagagaacccaCCGTCCAGTGAAAATAAAGATACGTCAGAACCCACATCATCTGTTAATCTGATAGACACAAGTCTATTTGATACTGAAGGAGCCAGTAATGGTGCAGGCATCAGTTCGGATTTAGCCGGGCTACGCTTAGACTGCGGCAATATGCCGTCCAACTTCGGGTCTTTTATGCCTTCTCAACTGTTACAG GATCTAAATGTTACGAGTCTCTTTAATGAAACATTGGCGCCAGCTCCTGATGCTTCGTCATCTCCCAAATCTCCCAGACCAGAGTCAAAGCCTGTAGGAGCTCCTAAAAGAGAAGACAAGGCAGCCTGGTTCAAGCTGTTTGCCGAATTAGATCCACTGGCCAACCCTGACAACATTCCTGGTGCCACCACCAATCAGAGCCATGCTGCTTAA